In Salmo trutta chromosome 24, fSalTru1.1, whole genome shotgun sequence, the DNA window TTTTTCTGAAGAGATTAAGTTTACTATTCCAAAGTCAATCCAATGCATGCCACATATAATATACTGTCAATTGTATAAGAATATGAATGGTCATAATTTAAGTTATTTGCAAAAAGTATGCCTAAAGAAAATACTTTTGCTCCACACTAGACTATAACAATAGGTTACCACTCAGGTTGCGCAATGAACAGCGATGACAATACATCCCCACTCAGCTGTAAAATAGAACCATATGACCATTGATGAAAagacatcaaccaaaaacccagtGTAGGTCCATGAGGACATTCTGCCCCCTCCCTGCACTTCTCACAGAGTTCAAGCTTGACTCTGTCTCTGCAGGTTGATAGTAGGACAGTGGCCAGTGGTAGGTCAGCTGCTGTGGCTGTTTTGTCTCTCTAACTCGCTCTCTGTGGAGGGCTGCAGTAAGGCGGGGTGCAGAGGGGATGTACCATGTGCCCTGGCTCTGCAGCGTCCATGTCACTTTGGGAGCCTCAGGCCGGCTCCCATACATCCCCTCTCTGGGTCTGTTGATCCTATTGTCTCCTGCGTCACCACGCCTCACCCGGCGAATCAAGGCCGTCTGGCTCCAAGCTTCAATATTGCAGCAAACTAAAAACCAACCATCAGAGCTGATTCATTCACATCTGCTCAGTGGCGCGACAAGGACAGGGCTTTAGGTGGGAAAGAGGGCAGAATAAAGTTCACTTTTCCCCGGGTACcaagagaacaggacaggacactaCAAGTTCACTGGAGCCGCAGCTGTGGCAAGTTGCCCATTTGATAACGTTTAACCATCATACCTTACAGATGTAAACATTTGGGTTATGGGTGTGTTATTGCTAGTTTTCATGGATGGTTGATTTGGTAGCATTTGGTGGCTAGTGGAACAGTGCTTTAGCGAGACTACAGCAAGaccattttgctttgtgtttctGATTATTATGGATAATAAAGGGGAACATGCAGAGTACAAAAGTCCTAAAAGGCGGTTAATTTTTACGCTGTGTACCTTGTGTACTGTACAGACCTTGTGTATGGACTGTAAATTGACTTTACCACGATGGCTGGCTGTTCTGTTGGCATTATTTAGATTTTGACATGCAACAGCTTTTCAGCTGAAATGAAAACATTGTGATAACTGTGTGGTGAGGGGCAGGACTTTTTGGAAGTTTCGCTTCTTCCACCCATCTGTTTTTaacacttatctctctctctctctctctctctctctgtttcctccacCCTCACTGACCCCCCTGCAACTCCCTTTCTCAGTTTCCTCCACCCTCCTTGTCCCCCTTGCATCTCTCTCTCAGTTTCCTCCACACTCCTGGTCccccctgcatctctctctctctgtttcctccaccttacctgtccccctgcatctctctctctctctcgcactctctgtttcctccaccctccctaaccccctgcatccatccattcattctaTCTACAGCGCTACGGACCTATCATGGGTGACTGGAGCTTTCTGGGTAATATTTTAGAGGAAGTGAATGAGCACTCAACGGTGATTGGCCGGGTGTGGCTCACGGTCCTCTTCATCTTCCGCATTCTCATCCTGGGTACGGCGGCAGAGTTTGTGTGGGGTGACGAGCAGTCGGACTACGTCTGTAACACGCAGCAGCCCGGTTGTGAGAACGTGTGTTACGACGAGGCCTTCCCCATCTCCCACATTCGCTTGTGGGTTCTGCAGATCATCTTCGTGTCCACTCCATCTCTGGTGTACGTAGGCCATGCCGTGCACCATGTCCACATGGAGGAGAAACGCAAAGAGCGTGAGGAGGCTGAGCTGAGTCGCCAGCAGGAGCTGAGTGAGGAGCGGCTGCCTCTAGCGCCCGACCAGGGTAGTGTGCACACCACCAAGGAGACCAGCACCAAGGGCAGCAAGAAGTTCAGGCTGGAAGGCACCCTGCTGAGGACCTACATCTGCCACATAATCTTCAAGACGCTGTTTGAGGTGGGCTTCGTGGTGGGCCAGTACTTCCTGTACGGCTTCCGCATCCTGCCGCTGTATAAGTGCAGCCGATGGCCCTGCCCCAACACCGTGGACTGCTTTGTGTCTCGCCCCACAGAGAAGACTGTCTTCATCATATTCATGCTGGCCGTGGCTTGCGTCTCCCTCTTCCTCAACTTTGTGGAGATTAGTCACCTGAGCCTGAAGAAGATCCGCTTCATCTTCTGCAAGCCAGCCCCGGGGCCAGCCCAGGGTGAGGGCCCAAGCCCCCTGCCCCCTCCAGGGGGGGTTCTCAAGAGCCTGCCCCCCCTGGCCGTGCCTTCCTTCCAGAGAGCAAAAGGCTACAGGCTGCTGGAGGAGGAAACCCACCACTACCCCCTAGTGGAGGCATGCATGGAGGCAGGGAGGCTAATCCCTCTGGCCCCGCCCTTTCAGTGCAAGCAGGAGAAAGTGGAGGAACTGGGGCACATGGAGGACATTTCGAAGGTGTACGATGGGACCTTGCCTTCCTACGCCCAGACCACAGAGATAGGGGAGGACAGACTACCACTACaccaagaggaggaggagcagcagcagcaggaggaggaggtggaggatgaagaggaggaggtggtgaaggaggtggtgaaggaggtggtggaggatgaTGTGGTGGATGGGGTGGTGGAGGATGTGGTGGATGGAGTGACGGAAGAGGATGTGGTGGATGGAGTGGCGGAAGAGGATGTGGTGGATGGGGTGGTGGAGGATGTGGTGGATGGAGTGGTAGAGGATGTGGTAGATGGGGGGGTGGAaaggaagaaagaggaagaggagtgtgaggaggaggatgtagtggaggaggTTGTTGAGAAGGtgggggaggtggtggaggaggaggaagtggtcGACAGGGACGGGGGACCTTCAACCAAGGTGGGGATGGAGGCGATGGATACGATAGAGGACACAAGACCACTGAGCAGATTGAGCAAAGCCAGCAGCAGGGCCAGGTCAGACGATCTCACCGTATGAACCtgtgagaaaacacacacacgcacaaacttacacgcacacaaacactgaACACAGGAGAACACACACATCTAGCTCAAGACAACAAACACTTATTACCATTAGGACGTGGGTAACATCACTCAATAAGGCAACAAAAAGATCTGTGCTCATTTGTGAGATAAGTGAATATTATAAAAAGTTGTGTTTTAAGAGAGGAGGGATAGATTTATTTTATTAAGCATGTTATATGAAACCAAATGTAGAAAGGACAAACATGCAAAGAGgggaaaaatattttttacttgATGAAAATCCATGCTGTCGACCTTTTTCTATCGAAAGACTTTCAACAACAACCAATGAAAGATTACTAATGTTTACATATACTGGGGGGTTGAATAGGTAGGGGGGAGAGATTGATCATATATTCTTGTGTGTCTGCAAAGCAGTAAAATTACTGTAGGCAGGCAATCACTTTCATATGTAGCTGCAAATATGTTGCAGGTGGAAGGGCTGTTGCACACCAAGTCCGTTGCACAGAAAATGTATGTCTATTTAACACCAAGTTGATAGTCCATTTTTGGATTGAAAATAGTTATTTCTGCACACATTTCTTAGAGGATATAGAACTCTGTGCAAGGCCTATATAAACCTCATATCACCTCAACTACGCATCGATTTACTCTTCTTTCAATTGAAGGCAGATTTGCAATAAAGTACAAGAGCATATCTGTCCTTTTCATGTTTATATACAGACTAGTACAGCCAAAAAGCGGAGTAGTAGagaaaaacaaaccaaaaaaggACCAGATGTTAATGGTCTCTTTTCAATGTGATTTCTGATCTTTTGATCTGATCTGATCTTTTAGATTGCTTATATCTTTCGTTGCCTATATAATAAGTGGGCACTGTGAAAATGTTGTCTGTCTGTGAAAAGAGAGGAGTGCTGGTTTTGCCCGATCACAGACTGGGCCATATTAACGACCTCAGGCCAAATCCTCTCTTTTTGCGCTGTACAAACCGGCGTCAGGGCGATAAAGATTACG includes these proteins:
- the LOC115161148 gene encoding gap junction alpha-8 protein-like — its product is MGDWSFLGNILEEVNEHSTVIGRVWLTVLFIFRILILGTAAEFVWGDEQSDYVCNTQQPGCENVCYDEAFPISHIRLWVLQIIFVSTPSLVYVGHAVHHVHMEEKRKEREEAELSRQQELSEERLPLAPDQGSVHTTKETSTKGSKKFRLEGTLLRTYICHIIFKTLFEVGFVVGQYFLYGFRILPLYKCSRWPCPNTVDCFVSRPTEKTVFIIFMLAVACVSLFLNFVEISHLSLKKIRFIFCKPAPGPAQGEGPSPLPPPGGVLKSLPPLAVPSFQRAKGYRLLEEETHHYPLVEACMEAGRLIPLAPPFQCKQEKVEELGHMEDISKVYDGTLPSYAQTTEIGEDRLPLHQEEEEQQQQEEEVGMEAMDTIEDTRPLSRLSKASSRARSDDLTV